The Humulus lupulus chromosome 3, drHumLupu1.1, whole genome shotgun sequence genome window below encodes:
- the LOC133824642 gene encoding secreted RxLR effector protein 161-like, translating into MDKAKSGSTPLAPNLKLTKEQAPKTEQERNYMDMVSYASGVGSLIYVRGTRSVGLTYSNKFKTHNEVLGYVDSDYAGCIDTRRSLMGYVFTIQGGCVRWKENLQKVVALSSTEAEYMAATEAIKEAIDNSTK; encoded by the exons ATGGATAAGGCAAAATCTGGCTCCACGCCTTTAGCTCCTAATTTGAAGCTCACTAAGGAACAAGCACCCAAAACAGAACAAGAAAGAAACTACATGGACATGGTTTCTTATGCTAGTGGGGTCGGAAGTTTAAT ATATGTTAGAGGCACACGTAGTGTCGGTCTCACTTACAGCAACAAGTTCAAAACTCATAATGAAGTTTTGGGTTATGTAGACTCAGATTATGCAGGGTGCATTGACACTAGAAGGTCACTCATGGGCTATGTATTTACAATCCAAGGTGGATGTGTGAGGTGGAAGGAAAATCTGCAGAAAGTAGTGGCATTATCATCTACAGAAGCTGAGTATATGGCAGCTACGGAAGCAATCAAGGAAgctattgataactctacaaaatag